A single window of Nyctibius grandis isolate bNycGra1 chromosome Z, bNycGra1.pri, whole genome shotgun sequence DNA harbors:
- the LOC137676517 gene encoding RLA class II histocompatibility antigen, DP alpha-1 chain-like produces the protein MAGGQGIPLALLALLTLQGVGAVEATNRIHHAEFQQRVGPSQQEDGEFQQAFNADEMFHVDLQKQETVWRLPEFGRFASFEAQGALQNSAAGKWWLNVLAQHSNVSQSHFEPPEVMVFPKRRVELGDPNVLICYADKFWPSIITITWLRNGQEVTDGVLETVFYPRDDNRFRKFSYLPFVPSRGDYYDCRVEHWGLPTALLKHWEPQVPLPASESTETLVCALGLAVGVICIIMGTILIIKDMKMNGDHDQRGAL, from the exons ATGGCCGGAGGACAAGGCATCCCGCTGGCACTGCTGGCGCTGCTGACCCTGCAGGGCGTGGGGGCCGTGGAAG CCACGAACAGGATCCACCACGCTGAGTTCCAGCAGCGGGTTGGGCCGTCgcagcaggaggatggggagtTCCAGCAGGCGTTCAATGCCGACGAGATGTTCCACGTGGACCTGCAGAAGCAGGAGACCGTCTGGCGCCTGCCCGAGTTCGGGAGGTTCGCCAGCTTCGAGGCGCAGGGAGCTCTGCAGAACAGCGCTGCGGGCAAGTGGTGGCTGAACGTGCTGGCGCAGCACTCCAACGTCTCTCAGAGCCATTTTG AGCCACCCGAGGTGATGGTGTTCCCCAAACGCCGAGTGGAGCTGGGGGACCCCAACGTCCTGATCTGCTACGCAGACAAGTTCTGGCCGTCCATCATCACCATCACGTGGCTCAGGAACGGGCAGGAGGTGACAGACGGCGTCTTGGAGACCGTTTTCTACCCACGGGACGACAACAGGTTCCGCAAGTTCTCCTACCTGCCCTTCGTCCCCTCGCGGGGGGACTACTACGACTGCCGCGTGGAGCACTGGGGGCTGCCCACTGCCCTCCTGAAGCactggg AGCCCCAGGTGCCCCTCCCCGCCTCCGAGAGCACCGAGACCCTGGTGTGCGCCCTGGGCCTGGCCGTGGGCGTCATCTGCATCATCATGGGCACCATCCTCATCATCAAGGACATGAAGATGAACGGCGACCACGACCAGAGGGGCGCCTTGTGA